The Nitrospirota bacterium genome includes the window GCTCAAAGCCATCGGCGGCCAGCAGCATCCCGTGATCGGGAACTTCGGGGTGATGTCGGCGAAGAACGGTGCCGTGAACACGATGTTGATGACCACGATCATTTCGTTCATCTTGTACCAGCGGTGCAACAAGATCATCACGGTCTCGTGGGCCGCCTGGGGCAACGCCGTGATGATCGGGATGTTCGCGGTGGCGATGGTGAACAACTGGTGGCTGGCGATCATCGGCTACTACATCCCGGCGAACGTTCGCGTCGGCCTCTCCGTACCCCAGGTGATGGGGACCCTGACGTGTCTCTTCGTCGGTCTCGCCCTCAACAGCGCCATGATGAGGGGCGCCAAGCTCACCGGTCCGGTCGAGTGGGGCAAGATCTCCGTGCGCTCCCAGTACGGGCTCTTTGCGCTGGCGGTGTCCTTTACGTGGTTGATGGCGCTGATGGGGTATATCCGATCTTCGGTGCGATTGTTCTGGCACGCGATGGAGGTGTTCAGGGACAACTCCCCCTGGGCCTTCACCCACACGATCGGATTTGCGGCGAACGTCATGTCTTTCAACGTGTTGATCTTTTGGGTCTTCACATTGTTCGTGTTCTGGCTTGGGGAATTCTCTACGCACAAACAACTGCCTTCGATGGTCGACGAGCGCAAACCCGTTGGCCTCGGGCAGCCGGTGATCGCCGGAGGGTCGAAGTAACGTCGATTAAGTAATTCGCGGAGCGGCCCCTCCGTCCTGGAGGGGCCGCCAATCCCAGACTAGGAGAGGATGCGGTGATTCCAGGAAAGCTCGGCCTCATTGTGGGTATTGTCGCAGGCGTCTGGTTTATCAAGTGGGCATCGAGTGGACTGGGTCCGCTCGGCCTGGCGTTCGGCCTGTTGCTCAGCGCGGTCTTTCTGATGTGGCTGGGCTACATGCTCCCCAAGGCTCGGATGCTGCTGGTCTCAATCGGGTTCTTCACGTTGATGAGCGGATCCTTTGCCAGCTATTCGAACTGGCTACCACAGAGCCGCGGTGAGGTGCCGCCGGTGGAGCCAGCCGGCGCCGCCAAGAAAGCCGAGGACATGACGACCCAGGAACTCGCGGACAAAGGCGAGATGATCATCTTCGGCGAGATGGGCACGCTCCACGGCCAGGGGAAAGGGCAGTGTCCGCTGTGTCACGGGTTCAAGAAGGGTGACGTGAGCGAGCGCGCGCCGAACCTGGCCGGCATCCCGTCACGTGCCGCGGAGCGGATCAAAGATCCCCGGTATCTCAAACCCGATTCCGTGCAGACCGAAGCGTTTTCAGGGAGCGGGCGGGCGACGTCGGCCATTGAGTACATCGCCGAGTCCCATTCCTGCCCGAACTGCTTCATCGTGGCTGGGTTCGGAGTAAAGGGCAGCAACGACCGCGAAAGCCCGATGCCCCAGGTCCACAAGCCGCCGATCCAGCTCTCCATCGATGAACTGATCGCGGTCGATACCTGGTTGTTCACTCGCGAGGGCGAAGAGGCCCCGGCGGTTGCGGATCTCCGTGCGGCCTACGAAAAGTTTATCCCGGCCGCTGACCGGCCCGAACCGGCTCAAGAAGCCGCGGCGCCTGCGGGTGGCGCTCCCGCCATCGCGATCGCGATGGGAACCGATAAGCCGGAAGATATGCTGACTAAGATGGGGTGCGGAGCCTGTCACACGATTCCCACCACCCCCAACAAGTTTGGCGCCATCGGCCCTGTCCTGGTCGAAAAGACCAATGCGAGTAAGCGCATCGCATCTCCGGAGTATCAGGCTCGCGTGAAGGCCGGCAAGGCTCACGCGAAGACTCCAAAAGAGTATGTTATCGAGTCGATCATGAATCCGAGCGCCTTCGTGATTCCAGCATTCAAGAACCCGGGCGCTCCGGATGTGTCGATGATGCCTGCTGATTTCTCCAAGAAGTTTACTTACGAAGCGGTCGAAAAGCTGGCGGATTTTCTGTTGTCGATCGACGAGTCGGCCGCGGCAAAGGACGGGATCAAAGTCGACAAGGATGGGAAGAAACTGCCTGGGTAGTTGTCG containing:
- a CDS encoding nitric oxide reductase, giving the protein MIPGKLGLIVGIVAGVWFIKWASSGLGPLGLAFGLLLSAVFLMWLGYMLPKARMLLVSIGFFTLMSGSFASYSNWLPQSRGEVPPVEPAGAAKKAEDMTTQELADKGEMIIFGEMGTLHGQGKGQCPLCHGFKKGDVSERAPNLAGIPSRAAERIKDPRYLKPDSVQTEAFSGSGRATSAIEYIAESHSCPNCFIVAGFGVKGSNDRESPMPQVHKPPIQLSIDELIAVDTWLFTREGEEAPAVADLRAAYEKFIPAADRPEPAQEAAAPAGGAPAIAIAMGTDKPEDMLTKMGCGACHTIPTTPNKFGAIGPVLVEKTNASKRIASPEYQARVKAGKAHAKTPKEYVIESIMNPSAFVIPAFKNPGAPDVSMMPADFSKKFTYEAVEKLADFLLSIDESAAAKDGIKVDKDGKKLPG